DNA sequence from the Thalassotalea sp. 273M-4 genome:
GCAAGTAAGGCTCGAGCTAACGCGACTCGTTGTTTTTGCCCCGCGGAAAGTTGTTCGACATGATGAGCTAATAAGCTGTTAATGGCGGTTAATTTAATTATTTCATTCACCTTAAGCTTGGGGCTTTTTTGTCTGTTTATGGCAAATTGTAGATTCTCTATCACCGATAAATGAGGAAATAAACGGGCGTCTTGAAATACCATACCAATATGACGCTTTTCGGTGGGTAAAAAGCTGCGGCTATAGGTGTCTTGTAGGCACTCTTGATTAAAATACACCTGACCTTTAGCGTGACTGTTTAAACCCGCAAGTATGCGTAGCAAAGTGGTTTTACCCGAACCTGAGTGGCCAAGGATTCCGGTAATGCCATTAGGGTCTAGGTTCAGTTGGCAAGCCAAGTGAAAGTTTGGGTAATCTAATTCGACATTGATATCTAGGCTCATTAACGTCCTCCTAGATAAATAGGCGAACGTTGATTGTGATTTAACAGATAAATTAACGCCAATAAAATAAATGAGCCGATGAGCAAACTAAAAGCGAGAAGATGTGCTTGTGCGTAATTTAATGTCTCAACATGATCAAATAATGCGATGGACAAAACTCGAGTCTCACCTGGGATATTTCCGCCTATCATTAACACCACCCCAAACTCGCCAACGGTATGAGCAAAGCCTAAGGTGGCGGCAGTAAAAAAACTTGCGCGGGTCATCGGTAAAACCACCAAAAAAAATTGCGCTTTTTTACTGGCCCCTAATACGGCCGCAGCTTCGGTTAATTGGCCACCAAGTTGCTCGAATGCTTTTTGTAATGGTTGCACCACAAAAGGTAAGGAGTAAATAATTGAGCCAATTAAAATACCACTAAAACTGAATGCTAAATTGCTCCCCGTCAGTTGCACAAAGGCGCCACCTACAGGGTGGTTTGGGGAGAATAAAATTAACAAATAAAAGCCCAGAACGGTTGGTGGCAATACCAAGGGCAGGGCGACGATGGCCTCAATAAATACCTTATACGGGGACTGTAATTTACTTAAATACCAGGCCATAGGGGTACCCAGTATTAATAAAATGATTGTGGTCAGTAGGGCTAACTTGACGGTGGTATAAAGGGCTAGCCAATCGTAAGTCAGTTCCATGTTAAGGGCTTTCTTCCTGGTGTTGTGATGGCACTAGTATTGGCGAATGAGGTGTTAGATAGCCGTGTTCGCGCAAAATTTGTTGGCTTTTATCGCTTAGCATGTAATCTAAAAATTGTTGTGCCAGTTGCGGTACTGAACTCGATTTCAAAATCACCATCTGTTGTTCTATTGGCTGGTAGTAATTGTTATCAATGAGTTTACCAAACCCTGATTTTGTCTCAAGTAATTGATTATAAGAAATAAAGCCATATTCAACGGCACCAGAGTCAAGTTGCAAAAGCGTTTGATTGATATTACTGCCAAGGATTAAACGATGTTGATATTGCTGCCAAAGCCCTAAGCTCATGAGCGTTTCTTTTGCCGCTTGACCATAGGGGGCTAGAGCGGGGTTGGCTAGAGCTAAACGTCCTTGATATTGCTGTAAATGATCTAACGATATTGGACTCTTTGACTGGGCAGAATACAGTGCTAACTGACCTATCGCATAGGTGGTAGGTAACGGGTTTACAGTCAGGTTGGCTTGCTGTAATAATTGAGGGCGTAACTTATCGGCCGATAAAAACAAATCAAACGGTGCTCCATGTTGTATTTGCTGATAGAGCACCCCCGAAGCTGCAGATGATATTTTTAAATTTACTTGATGGCTTTGTTCAAAGTCAGCACGTAAATATTGCAAAGTCTGGCTAAAATTTGATGCAACAGCCACATGAAGTGTTTCGGCTTGGAGCTGTGAGAGCAAAAGAAAATAAAAAAAAGCGAATTTTTTTATTACCATTTGTGCGCTTCCTGCTGATCAGATTGTTTGGCTTCAACCCAACGCTCGCCTTGTTTGGTTCCTTCTTTTTTCCAAAACGGGGCCTTAGTTTTTAAGTAATCCATTATAAATTCTGTCGCCATAAAAGCACTTTTACGGTGCATACTTGTCACTCCAACAAAGACAATATTATCGCCAAGAGCAAGCTTACCGTATCGGTGAATAATAACAATATGCCCCAAAGACCAGCGCTTTCTGGCTTGTTCAGCGATGTTTTTTAAGCACATTTGTGTCATCCCTGGGTAGTGTTCAATTTCAAGGTGGGTGACGTGAGAGTCATCGTTAAAGTCTCTAACTCGACCCGTAAAAGTAACGGTGGCACCATCTTTGACATTGCCTTGCTCAAGGTCAGTCATTTGTTCATTAAAATTGAAGCCTTGTCGTTGCACACTGATTTTGGTTAGTCGCTTAGTTGGTTTTGAACTTGTCATTTTGAACGACCTTAGCCACCGGTTACCGGAGGAAAAAAAGCGACTTCATCTTGATCAAATAATGGCTGTTCAACATCGACCATGTTTTGATTAACCGCGCACATAATCGCATCAGAGCTAAAAATCTGCTGCCAAACATCCCCTTTTGTTTTTAGTTGGGTCATCAAATCGGCAACGGTAGCGCCTTGAGGGCATTCGATGTCCAAACTCGCATGTTGCAGTTGTTCTCTAAAGGCTGCAAAAAATAATATTTTTAGTTTCATTCACTCACCCAATGGCCACTTTTACCACCTTGTTTTTCTAATACTTTAAGATCGGAAATGATCATGGTTTTATCGACGGCTTTGCACATGTCATAAAGGGTTAATGCGGCAACGGATGCCGCCGTCAATGCCTCCATTTCAACCCCTGTTTGGCCTCTGAGTTTGCATCGACTAAGCACTCTAATTGTTTGCTCAGTCGGCAATGTTTCGAAATCTATGTCGACTTTGGTGAGCATCAATGGATGGCACAAGGGAATAAGATCACTGCATTTCTTGGCTGCTTGAATACCGGCAATACGGGCAACGGCAAAAACATCGCCTTTTGTGTGTTTACCTTCTATGAGTAAACGAAAAGCCTGCTCACTCATAGTGATCAGTGCTTGTGCTTTGGCAACACGAGTACTGATATCTTTGGCGCTAACATCAACCATATTTGCTTCGCCGGCGGCGTTTAAATGACTAAACTGACTCATCCGTATTAACCTCTATGTTGACAATTATCGGCTAGGTTCAAATGTGGGATAAAGTTACAGGGCTTGTGAGCGCCATCTAATTGCTCTTTTATAATCGCATCCCAAGCGGTTTTACACGCATTAGTTGAGCCCGGAACACAAAATATAACGGTTTGATTGGCCATACCGGCAAATGCTCTAGATTGAACCGTCGATGTGCCAATTTGAGTGAACGAAATATGTCGAAATAATTCGCCAAATCCTTCAACACGCTTATCAAATAAAGGTTGAATGGCTTCAAGGGTATTATCTCGGGGAGTAAAGCCGGTACCACCGGTACTGATAATAGCGTGAATATTAGGATCTAAAATCCATTTTGAAATGATATAACGAAGCTGATATATGTCGTCTTTGACAATTTCTTTTGCCACCACGTGATGACCCGAGCTCGTTGCTCTTTCGGCTAAAGCATGACCAGAGGTATCTGTGGTGTCTGTGCGAGTATCGGAAACGGTTAATACCGCAATATTTAAAGGGGTAAAACCGCTCGCATGGTTTGATGGTTGAGTCGTAGACATAAGGTTTCCAAAATTACATTGTTATTATTTGTTTTTGCGCCGCTCGCCATTGTTCAGGCGTATTGGTGTTGATCAGCGCTTTGGTATTTTTTAAATGTATCGACTGGCCTTGAGAGCGTCTTAATACTTCTTTAAAAGACGGGCCTTTGCCAGTATTCATAAATTCTGCGCTGTTAAATGTTTGCTGTAAATATTGTTCAACAACGGCAGTAATAGGTAAATAAACGGGTAATGAAGAGCGGTTGAAGTAACACGCTTTGCCACTTAACTCGCCCTTAAGGCGTAGTTCTTGTAAAAGTGTTGCGCTAAGAAAAGGCATATCGACGGGGATCGCTAACACGGACTGAGGCTGATATTGCTTTATTGCACTATAAATACCCGAAAGAGGCCCCCCTTGGGGCACAATATCTGCTAAGCCTAAACAATTTTCGCCGCTCACAATGACTTTATCTAGGTGGCACTGCGCCAATAAGTTGGTACTAAAATCGAGCATGGTCTGGTGTGTTAACTGAGTCGAACGATGCTCTAAAGAAGCGCCATTATGGGGTAGGAAGGCTTTGTTTTGGCCCATTCGAGAAGATAATCCCCCTGCAAGTACAACACCTAAACATCGCATGGCTAACCTCCAAGCATTGATAAATGTTTGGTGGCACCAGTAAAACCTTGTTTTAAAAAGTGTGTGGCTTTTTTATCGGCGAGCAAAGCCACCAATTTTTGTTGCAAAGCACTGGTATCATCATCTTGCAACTGTTCTCTAATCGATAGCCCTTGTTCGGCGAATAAACACAAATGGACATTTCCTAAGGCGCTGACTCTTAAGCGATTACAAGAGTTACAAAAATCTTTTGCATAAGGCATGATTAAACCAATACTGCCTTGGTAATCTGAGTGTGAAAACTCTTGTGCAGGGCCTGCTGTTTTTGTCCTAATGTTAGGTAGCCAGCCATTGGCCAATAATTGATTTTTGATGTGCTGTCCACTGACATGTTGTTGTTGGTAAAATGCTTTGTTGTCACCCGTTTGCATCAGTTCAATAAACCGAATACTTATTGGGGTATGTTTTACATAGTGAAAGAACGGTTTAAGGTCGTATGCATTATGCTCACGCAGCAACACGGTATTAAGCTTAATTTTTTTAAAGCCAGCGGTTAAGGCGTTATCGATACCGGATAAAATGTTGTCGAGCTTATTGGAGCCGGTGATGGCGTTAAACTGTCTTGAGTCTAAAGAGTCGATACTGATGTTAATGGCATCGATACCGGCGTCAAGCCAGGTTGGAAACTGTTGCGCTAATTTATAACCATTAGACGTTAGAGCAACGGTTTTTATGCCTTGGGTTTGTTTACAAGCGGAGATGATTTGTGGCAGATCTTTTCGCAGCGAAGGCTCGCCTCCGGTGATCCGAATTTTCTCAGTGCCAAGTTGAGCAAAGCCTTGAGCAATGCGTCCAATTTCAGCTAAGGATAAAAAATTTCGATCATGATCACATTGATAACCTTCAGGTAAACAATATGTGCAACGAAAATTGCAAACATCGGTGATCGACAAGCGCAGGTAATAAAACCTGCGCCCAAACGCGTCTTCTAACATGGTCACCTTTCCAAAGTCGGGAGGCTAACCGGTTTCCCCGTTAGCCCTGGCAAGCGGTAAGTGCAGAGCAACTTTGCTTGCGGCCAGTTTTTCATACAAAGCACAGGTTACGGTGTTTGCTTAGAAAAAAAAGCTCGGCGAATTAAAAAATCTCTTGTATTAAGACTAACACCTTAATACGATTTTTACAGTAAATTATCTAAAATGTTGTGAAATAGCATTCAGTTAGTTGGACTAATTAATAATTTGCACTGATCATAAACCAGAGCTTATTGGTGTCGCTGTTAAGGTCATCAGCATTATAATGCGCTGCTTTAAATAATGTTGAAACATGCTTAGTAAATTTATAACCCACAGAAAAGTTAATTTCATCACCGTACTGAGCGTTGCCTTTATTGGCTTCAAAATTGTGCCAAGCCAGAGCTATATCTAAGTTATTAAACTTGGTTGCTGCTTTTAAGTAAAAATCTTCAATACCTGAAGCCGGCGTGTTTAAAAATTGATCCGTAAAGCCCTGAAATTTATGCAGTGTTGCCAGTGGCGTTTTAAAGCCGATGCCATTATCTGAACCCAACTCTTCATAACCTGCGCCAAATGTGAATCCGGCGAGTTTAAACATGACTTCGGCAATATAATAATCGGCGTCATAATTATTGGGGTTATCCCCTGTGTCTTGTTGGCTGGCTAACCCTGCTTTGAGCATCATATTTAGGCGGTTAAACGCAATGTTACCTTGATACGTTAGGCCATAAGTGTTGCTTGAATTGGCAATAGCTTTGTCTAAATCAAGATAGTAATCATAAAAGACCAAACTGTGACTTTTGTTGATGCTGTATTTGGCGTTGAACAAACCAATATCGCCATGAAAATCAGAATTGGTTGGGTGCTTTTCACCAAAAATTCGATTAACGTTAAACACATAACTGGCATCCAATTTAAAGCTTTTAAAAGGCGAAAATTGCAGGCGATATCCGTCATATGTCTGTTCGTTTTGACGCCAACCGACCCCACCGACAAAACGTTGGTCATCAAGGTTTATTCTTTGTCTGCCCAGGGTGAAGGTAAAATTTTCCCCTAAGTAATTTATATTAGCTTGGTTGATTTCAGTGCCATTTGGATCGGCGACAACGGGGTAGTCAACTCTGCCATTTATCGTATTATTAAAGCTATCATTGCCAATATAAGTAACGTTGTCGGCCTCAACTAAAGCGTTGAAACCAGAGACTTTACCTGTGGTAACGCTGACTCGACTTTTTAACGTTGAGGCAAGAGCATCTTCATCAAGATTGTCTTGGTCGACGGATTCAAGTCGATATCGAAAAGACAAGTTAACCTTAGCTTCGGTCATGGCTTTGGCTACATCATCACCGATGTGAGCTTGTGCGGATAATGAGCTTATTGATAAAAGTGGTAAAGCGTAAAGTGACATTGAAATCGATTTATTGGTATGCAGCATAACAATTCTCCCGATGCTGTTAGGTCCTAGTTATAGTCTTAGGAATTGACATTATTAATATAAAAAACAGCTGGTTGATTGTTGTTTTTAGGTTCTGATTTTTACAAAATACTTTGGCTTTTGCCCTTATTGAATTAGGATAAAGAACACCTACTGTCGCTAAAGGAGCCGCTATGTCGGATACTTGTTTCGCCCCTAAATTGATGCCTTTTGATATTGCCTTAACGTCTTTACTCGATGGAGTTCACTGTACCCGTGAAACCAAGACTCTATCTTTAGAAGACAGTATAGACCATGTTCTAGCTGAAGATGTTGTTTCCAAGGTCAATGTGCCCCCGCATGATAATTCCGCAATGGACGGTTTTGCTTTTCATTCGTCTAGTTTTAGCGATAACCCCAATCAGAGTTTAACCCTTGTTGGTAAAGCGATGGCCGGTCGGCCTTTTTCTCGCCGTGTTGAAACGGGGGAGTGTGTGCGTATTATGACTGGAGCAAAAATTCCGACAGGTTGCGATACGGTGGTAATGCAAGAAAATACCAAAATCGTTGAGCATCAGGTAACGGTTAATGCAATACCAAAAGTGGGTAACAATATTCGTTTACAAGGTGAAGATATCCATCAAAACACCGTATTAATGCGCCAAGGAGATAAAATTCGTCCAGTAGATATTGGTCTGCTTGCATCTTTAGGGGTGCCAACCGTTAACGTTTATAGACCTGTAAAGGTGGCGGTGTTATCAACCGGCGATGAACTAAAACCGCCAGGGCAAGCATTGGCTGAAGGTGAAATTTACGAAAGTAATAGGCCGGTTTTAAAAGCTTTGCTTTCGCGTCTTAATTGTCAGGTTATTGACTTTGGCATTATTAAAGATGATAAGCAGGAGTTAGAGCAAACTTTTAAGTTGGCTGCTCATCAAGCTGATGTGGTGATTTCAACCGGAGGTGTGTCTGTCGGTGAGGCTGACTATACCAAAGATATTTTAGCGAAATTAGGGCATATTGAATTTTGGAAAATAGCGATGAAACCCGGTAAACCGTTCGCTTTTGGTCATTTAACCGACTCGGTATTTTTTGGTTTGCCCGGTAATCCCGTCTCGACCATGGTCACATTTATGTTATTGGTGGTGCCAGGGCTTGCCAAAATGCAAGGCCAGAGTATGACTTTATCCCCTTTCATTAAAGCTAAGGTCGGCAAAAAAATACCTAAGTCAGGGTATCGGATGGAATTTATGCGCGCCATTTTATCATCTAATGAGCAAGGTCAAGCCGTGGTTAATCGTACCGACAATCAAGGTTCAGGCGTTCTTACCAGTATGGCCATTGCCAATTGTTTTATAAAGGTACCTGCAAACAGTGATGAGTTTAACATCGGCGATTGGGTGGATGTTTTACCTTTTGATGGCGGGTTGTTTTAAGCCAAAAACGTAAGAGCATTTTGACAACAAGCAATAGTCGCTAAAATGCTCTTATGGGTACAACAATAATTTTTTTAATTAAAATCGACCGTTGATGATAGGAAACACGGGAAGGCTATCACTTACCCAAGTGCCTGAGGCGTCGTAGTTAATCAGTCCTATTTGAACACCTCGATTGATTCTGCCGGTGGCGTTAATAAAGCCGAACTGTAAACCATTTAAGGTGCCTGCATAATTAAAAGTACCTATTTGGGCACCGGTAAAATTACCCTTGGTGTAGTTGATTAAACCTAAAACGCCCCCTTTACCCGAGTTATCATGCCAGTTAGCAATACCTAATGAGACCCCACTAAATTGATTACGAACTCGTTGGACACCGAACACATCCAAACCAAGACCGGTAAAGTTATTTAAATCTGACAGACCAATAAGGTTAAAGTCTAATCCTTTAACGGTATCTGTGTGGCCATAAAGTAGGTTAAATCTTACCCCCTGAACATTACCGTCAGGTAAATTACCCAACGGGGTTGCAAGTTGAATAAACTGATTTGCAAATGATGGCGCACAAAATAACGCCAGAAACGCCAATGTAGTAAATTTAGTTTTCATCGTCGACTCTCTTTAAGTTGAAACGGGTTGTCTTATCCTTAACAACAAAAGTACCAATGAACATTGGTATCAGCTTGTTTTATTTTTCGAACTTCAATCCATTGTTACGTTAAGGTTATGTAAGCGAAGTAAATTTAGCAAAAAAAAAGTCAATTTATTGGATCTTAAATAAAGAAATTATTTTATCTAAGGCAAGTTACATTATGCGAAAACATGACATAATAGACACAGTTAAATAGTCGTAAAAAAGGTATTTTTTAATGGAGTTTCTTTGGGTCTTAGTTGCATTTTTATTTGGACTCGCTGCGAAAATGATTTCGTTGCCACCAAGTATTGGCTACTTAGTCGCAGGCTTTGCGCTTAATTTTCTCGGTTACACTGCTGATGACAGTTTACAGATTTTGGCTGATTTAGGTATCACATTGATGCTGTTTACCATCGGCTTAAAATTAAATATTAAAGACTTAATTAAACCGGAAGTGATGCAGGGAGCTCTTTTTCACAGTGCTCTTTGGCTTGTTTTAGGTTTTGCCATTTTAAAGCTGTTTGTTTTACTCGGCCTGTATTTTTTTGATGACCTGGCGACGACATCGGCGCTTATCATTATTTTTGCTTTAAGTTTTAGTAGCACGGTCTGTGTGGTCAAATTGATGGAAGACCATGGCGAAATAAGAACCAGGCACGGAAAATTGGCGATTGGTATTCTTGTTTTTCAAGATGTTATTGCTGTGGCCTTTTTAGTTGCGGCAACCGGTAAAATCCCGTCTATTTGGGCACTTTCCTTATTGCTTTTATTTGCCTTTAAACCCATTATTTTTCGCATCATCGGCTTGGTCGGACACGGTGAGTTGATCCCTCTTACGGGATTGTTTTTAGCGTTGGGGGCTTACGAGTTATTTGAATTAGTGCAAGTAAAAGGTGACCTAGGTGCGTTATTAATTGGCATGTTCTTAGCGAGCCACCCTAAAGCCAGTGAAATAAATAAATCATTATTAAACTTTAAAGATCTGTTTTTAATAGGCTTTTTCTTGTTAATTGGTTTTACCGCGTTACCAACAATCGAAATGATAAGCATAGCCTTATTATTCACTTTATTACTTCCCATTAAGTTTGCGCTGTTCTTTGCGCTGTTTTGTGCGCTAAAACTGAAAGTACGTTCAGCCTTTTTAACCGCAATGGTATTAACTAACTTTAGTGAATTTGGCTTAATTGTCGCATCATTAAGTGTGCAATCAGGTTGGTTAGCCAAAGAATGGTTGGTTATTATTGCGATGTCAGTGGCCATTTCCTTTATTATTACCAATATAGTTTACAACTTTTCTGAACGTCTATTTATGGCCACGAAACCCAGTTTGCTTAATTTTGAGCGCAGTAAACGACTGCCAGAAGATATTTTTAACCAGCCTATTGATGCGCCCATTGTGGTTGTTGGTATGGGACGAGTTGGTATTGGTGCTTACAACATGTTGTCACAGAAAATGGGCAAAAAGGTTTGGGGTTTAGACTCCGAAAGGGCGAAAGTGGATTGGTTAAAAACTCAGGAGGTGCAAGCCTTTTACGGTGATGGTGAATCTCGTGATTTTTGGGAAGGGTTAGATGTTTCTAAATTGCAGTTGGTGTTAATTGCCGTCCCATCGGTTAGAGATACCATTAATATCACCAACCAACTGCGCTTAGCGAACTATGCTGGCAAAATTGCGGCGATTGCCCGTTTTGACGATCAAAAAGATAGACTAGAAGATTTAGGCATCAATAAAGTGTTTAACTTATACCATGAAGCTGGGGTTGGTTTTGCTGATGAAAGTTTAAGTTTATTAGATGATAGGATCAAACCTAGCACAAGTTAACGCTTTGGTAACTCAATATGTTGAAAAGCCTGTGCGCTATGTGTATCGCTCACAGGCTTTTGATTTTGTGACTTTAAAGCTGCTAATAATTCTTATTTATCGTTAAACTTGCAATCCTCAACGAGCAAGTTTCAGCCTTAGTTTTCAACTTTTCATTACCAACCTTCCACGCCTTCCATGTCGGGTAGTTGGTGAGCGATGCCCTTATGACAATCTATACAGGTTTTTTCACCACTTGCTAAAGCAGTGGAATGTTGTTCCGCGGCTCGATTACTTTGCGCGGTATAGTCCATATAATCAAAGTTATGGCAATTTCGACATTCTAAAGAGTCATTGGCTTTCATTCGCTCCCATTCATGCTCAGCCAATTCACGACGTTTAGCGTAAAACTTTTCATTCGTATCAATGGCGCCGGTGATATGGGCAAAGACTTCTTTTGATGCCTGTACTTTACGCGCTATT
Encoded proteins:
- the glp gene encoding gephyrin-like molybdotransferase Glp, with the protein product MSDTCFAPKLMPFDIALTSLLDGVHCTRETKTLSLEDSIDHVLAEDVVSKVNVPPHDNSAMDGFAFHSSSFSDNPNQSLTLVGKAMAGRPFSRRVETGECVRIMTGAKIPTGCDTVVMQENTKIVEHQVTVNAIPKVGNNIRLQGEDIHQNTVLMRQGDKIRPVDIGLLASLGVPTVNVYRPVKVAVLSTGDELKPPGQALAEGEIYESNRPVLKALLSRLNCQVIDFGIIKDDKQELEQTFKLAAHQADVVISTGGVSVGEADYTKDILAKLGHIEFWKIAMKPGKPFAFGHLTDSVFFGLPGNPVSTMVTFMLLVVPGLAKMQGQSMTLSPFIKAKVGKKIPKSGYRMEFMRAILSSNEQGQAVVNRTDNQGSGVLTSMAIANCFIKVPANSDEFNIGDWVDVLPFDGGLF
- the moaB gene encoding molybdenum cofactor biosynthesis protein B; this encodes MSTTQPSNHASGFTPLNIAVLTVSDTRTDTTDTSGHALAERATSSGHHVVAKEIVKDDIYQLRYIISKWILDPNIHAIISTGGTGFTPRDNTLEAIQPLFDKRVEGFGELFRHISFTQIGTSTVQSRAFAGMANQTVIFCVPGSTNACKTAWDAIIKEQLDGAHKPCNFIPHLNLADNCQHRG
- the moaC gene encoding cyclic pyranopterin monophosphate synthase MoaC, translating into MSQFSHLNAAGEANMVDVSAKDISTRVAKAQALITMSEQAFRLLIEGKHTKGDVFAVARIAGIQAAKKCSDLIPLCHPLMLTKVDIDFETLPTEQTIRVLSRCKLRGQTGVEMEALTAASVAALTLYDMCKAVDKTMIISDLKVLEKQGGKSGHWVSE
- the moaE gene encoding molybdopterin synthase catalytic subunit MoaE; its protein translation is MTSSKPTKRLTKISVQRQGFNFNEQMTDLEQGNVKDGATVTFTGRVRDFNDDSHVTHLEIEHYPGMTQMCLKNIAEQARKRWSLGHIVIIHRYGKLALGDNIVFVGVTSMHRKSAFMATEFIMDYLKTKAPFWKKEGTKQGERWVEAKQSDQQEAHKW
- the moaA gene encoding GTP 3',8-cyclase MoaA, whose amino-acid sequence is MLEDAFGRRFYYLRLSITDVCNFRCTYCLPEGYQCDHDRNFLSLAEIGRIAQGFAQLGTEKIRITGGEPSLRKDLPQIISACKQTQGIKTVALTSNGYKLAQQFPTWLDAGIDAINISIDSLDSRQFNAITGSNKLDNILSGIDNALTAGFKKIKLNTVLLREHNAYDLKPFFHYVKHTPISIRFIELMQTGDNKAFYQQQHVSGQHIKNQLLANGWLPNIRTKTAGPAQEFSHSDYQGSIGLIMPYAKDFCNSCNRLRVSALGNVHLCLFAEQGLSIREQLQDDDTSALQQKLVALLADKKATHFLKQGFTGATKHLSMLGG
- a CDS encoding alginate export family protein, whose protein sequence is MLHTNKSISMSLYALPLLSISSLSAQAHIGDDVAKAMTEAKVNLSFRYRLESVDQDNLDEDALASTLKSRVSVTTGKVSGFNALVEADNVTYIGNDSFNNTINGRVDYPVVADPNGTEINQANINYLGENFTFTLGRQRINLDDQRFVGGVGWRQNEQTYDGYRLQFSPFKSFKLDASYVFNVNRIFGEKHPTNSDFHGDIGLFNAKYSINKSHSLVFYDYYLDLDKAIANSSNTYGLTYQGNIAFNRLNMMLKAGLASQQDTGDNPNNYDADYYIAEVMFKLAGFTFGAGYEELGSDNGIGFKTPLATLHKFQGFTDQFLNTPASGIEDFYLKAATKFNNLDIALAWHNFEANKGNAQYGDEINFSVGYKFTKHVSTLFKAAHYNADDLNSDTNKLWFMISANY
- the modB gene encoding molybdate ABC transporter permease subunit; this encodes MELTYDWLALYTTVKLALLTTIILLILGTPMAWYLSKLQSPYKVFIEAIVALPLVLPPTVLGFYLLILFSPNHPVGGAFVQLTGSNLAFSFSGILIGSIIYSLPFVVQPLQKAFEQLGGQLTEAAAVLGASKKAQFFLVVLPMTRASFFTAATLGFAHTVGEFGVVLMIGGNIPGETRVLSIALFDHVETLNYAQAHLLAFSLLIGSFILLALIYLLNHNQRSPIYLGGR
- a CDS encoding NapC/NirT family cytochrome c, with the translated sequence MKNFFIRIWKALTRPSVHFSLGFLVLGGFVAGIIFWGGFNTALEMTNTEEFCADCHWENVYQETKSTIHFSNRSGVRATCPACHVPHKWTDKIARKVQASKEVFAHITGAIDTNEKFYAKRRELAEHEWERMKANDSLECRNCHNFDYMDYTAQSNRAAEQHSTALASGEKTCIDCHKGIAHQLPDMEGVEGW
- a CDS encoding cation:proton antiporter → MEFLWVLVAFLFGLAAKMISLPPSIGYLVAGFALNFLGYTADDSLQILADLGITLMLFTIGLKLNIKDLIKPEVMQGALFHSALWLVLGFAILKLFVLLGLYFFDDLATTSALIIIFALSFSSTVCVVKLMEDHGEIRTRHGKLAIGILVFQDVIAVAFLVAATGKIPSIWALSLLLLFAFKPIIFRIIGLVGHGELIPLTGLFLALGAYELFELVQVKGDLGALLIGMFLASHPKASEINKSLLNFKDLFLIGFFLLIGFTALPTIEMISIALLFTLLLPIKFALFFALFCALKLKVRSAFLTAMVLTNFSEFGLIVASLSVQSGWLAKEWLVIIAMSVAISFIITNIVYNFSERLFMATKPSLLNFERSKRLPEDIFNQPIDAPIVVVGMGRVGIGAYNMLSQKMGKKVWGLDSERAKVDWLKTQEVQAFYGDGESRDFWEGLDVSKLQLVLIAVPSVRDTINITNQLRLANYAGKIAAIARFDDQKDRLEDLGINKVFNLYHEAGVGFADESLSLLDDRIKPSTS
- the modA gene encoding molybdate ABC transporter substrate-binding protein — encoded protein: MVIKKFAFFYFLLLSQLQAETLHVAVASNFSQTLQYLRADFEQSHQVNLKISSAASGVLYQQIQHGAPFDLFLSADKLRPQLLQQANLTVNPLPTTYAIGQLALYSAQSKSPISLDHLQQYQGRLALANPALAPYGQAAKETLMSLGLWQQYQHRLILGSNINQTLLQLDSGAVEYGFISYNQLLETKSGFGKLIDNNYYQPIEQQMVILKSSSVPQLAQQFLDYMLSDKSQQILREHGYLTPHSPILVPSQHQEESP
- the moaD gene encoding molybdopterin converting factor subunit 1; the encoded protein is MKLKILFFAAFREQLQHASLDIECPQGATVADLMTQLKTKGDVWQQIFSSDAIMCAVNQNMVDVEQPLFDQDEVAFFPPVTGG
- a CDS encoding molybdenum cofactor guanylyltransferase, translating into MRCLGVVLAGGLSSRMGQNKAFLPHNGASLEHRSTQLTHQTMLDFSTNLLAQCHLDKVIVSGENCLGLADIVPQGGPLSGIYSAIKQYQPQSVLAIPVDMPFLSATLLQELRLKGELSGKACYFNRSSLPVYLPITAVVEQYLQQTFNSAEFMNTGKGPSFKEVLRRSQGQSIHLKNTKALINTNTPEQWRAAQKQIITM